The genomic DNA ATTTTTGCGTCCGATACCAATCCACGGCGGCGGCCACGCAGGTTTCCAGGGATTGTTGTGGATGCCAGCCCAGGTCGCGTGCGGCCTTGGCTGTGGAAAAATATTTATAATGAAATATTTCCCGCACAATGGCCGGGGTAACGAGATTGACGGCCTGGGGATTCTCTTGTCGCAGGCGGGTCAAGACCCAGGCCATGGCCAGCAAAGGGGCATAAGCCAAACCGGGAAGGGTCAATCGGGGTGGTGCCACGCCCAGAACCTGGGCAATACGTCCCGTCAACTCACGATAGGTCAGGTTGCCGCCATTCAAAATATAGCTCTCGCCCGGACGGCCTCTTTCCGCCACGGCCAGCAATCCATCCACAAGGTCCAGGACGGCAATGAAGCTGGTACCTCCCGGTGGGACAAACAACATCCCTTTTTGCACGGAGCGGATGATCGAGCCGGAGTTCATGCGGGCATCGCCGGGACCATAAACCGTCGAAAAACGGGCGATGCGAACATCCATGCCCTGCCTGGCCTGCTCCAGCAGGAGATCCTCGGCCAATTTTTTGGTCCAGGCGTAGGGTTGCTCCGGGCCGAGTTGGGGGGTGGCGGTTTCGTCCAAAACCTGTTCGGGAGTGTGACTGACGCCCAGCACGGCACAGGCACTCAGGTGTATGAAGCGTTTGATGCCAACTTCCCGGGCCGTTTCCACCAGGAGACGGGTACCTGCCACGTTGATCTCCTGGGCAAGGGCATCGGTCCGAAAGGTGATGGCGGCGGCCCCGTGAAACAGCCAATCACAGCCAGTCAATGCCCGGCGATAGGCCAGGGGTTCCAACAAGTCACCCACCACGGCCTGGGCACCAACAGGGACACGGTCCGGATTGCGGGTCAAGACCCGCACTTCATGGCCGTCTTGGATCAGCCGGGCAACCAGATTGCGGCCCACAAACCCGGTGCCACCAGTTACAAAAATAATGCCCATCAGGAGTTCTCTCCGGTACGCTTAATTTTTTTGTTCAGGATCGGTCTCTTCGTAGCGGGATATCCGGCCGTGAGCATCCTGGAAAGGCTTGTTGTGTTTAGCCAGATACTCCCTGTCCTCTGCCGCCAGACAGAGTTGGCCATAATCGGCAAACCAGGGATTTTGCAGGGCACGTTGGCGAATGGTGGCCAGGGACTCCTCGAAAAGATTGCCCAGGGAGGTATGAAGAAAAGGGCAGGGGAGAACATCCCCGAACGGGGTGATGTAGAGAATCTCCTTGACCGCCCCACAGCCATAATGGATGAAATTAGCTGCAAAATCAGTTCTTACCAACGGATTGCGGGCAGTCAGTTCATCCAGAAAAAGCCGGTCGGCAGGGGAAAAAAAAATGTGTGTGTTGTGTTGCCACTCGCCCACGGGGGCAGCCAGGGCCAAAAACAGGATGACGTTCATGCCGGTGACCAGATCGATCAAATCACGCAAATCCTGTGAACGCAGATTTTCCGGGGTGACCACGGCCCCTACCGTGACCCGCAGACCCACTTCCATGGCCGTGCGGATGGTCTGCATGGTCTTGGCAAAGGTTCCCTGGATGCCTCGAAAGGCGTCATGAATTTCCGGTTTGGCACTGTCCAGGCTGATGGTCAGAATATCGACCCCGGCCTGCCGCAGGGCAAGAA from Magnetococcales bacterium includes the following:
- a CDS encoding NAD-dependent epimerase/dehydratase family protein — its product is MGIIFVTGGTGFVGRNLVARLIQDGHEVRVLTRNPDRVPVGAQAVVGDLLEPLAYRRALTGCDWLFHGAAAITFRTDALAQEINVAGTRLLVETAREVGIKRFIHLSACAVLGVSHTPEQVLDETATPQLGPEQPYAWTKKLAEDLLLEQARQGMDVRIARFSTVYGPGDARMNSGSIIRSVQKGMLFVPPGGTSFIAVLDLVDGLLAVAERGRPGESYILNGGNLTYRELTGRIAQVLGVAPPRLTLPGLAYAPLLAMAWVLTRLRQENPQAVNLVTPAIVREIFHYKYFSTAKAARDLGWHPQQSLETCVAAAVDWYRTQKLLP
- a CDS encoding radical SAM protein: MKKYLLNFRYAVRMGKPFLIGRLIKTFLGILFLRRRPLRYVDFAIGYSCNLKCAHCFATALEDGRMRRGVSPAHKQNPRKMQPTQSRGRRRITPKEYAEIAQQAMALGAVNFSFQGGEPTLYPELKEYIQAVRPERNVVSVTTNGTLLDRENILALRQAGVDILTISLDSAKPEIHDAFRGIQGTFAKTMQTIRTAMEVGLRVTVGAVVTPENLRSQDLRDLIDLVTGMNVILFLALAAPVGEWQHNTHIFFSPADRLFLDELTARNPLVRTDFAANFIHYGCGAVKEILYITPFGDVLPCPFLHTSLGNLFEESLATIRQRALQNPWFADYGQLCLAAEDREYLAKHNKPFQDAHGRISRYEETDPEQKN